The following proteins are co-located in the Lepisosteus oculatus isolate fLepOcu1 chromosome 9, fLepOcu1.hap2, whole genome shotgun sequence genome:
- the jun gene encoding transcription factor Jun translates to MSTKMEPTFYDDSLNATFSQHETTGYGYNPKALKQNMTLNLSDPTVSLKPHLRAKANDILTSPDVGLLKLASPELERLIIQSSNGLITTTPTPTQFLCPKNVTDEQEGFAEGFVRALAELHHQNMPGVPSVTSAPQSNINNAMAPVSSMAGNTVFNSSMRSDPPVYADLSTFNPTMSTAAAPSYSNANTNMSYPPPPHQHPMNSQLPVQHPRLQALKEEPQTVPEMPGETPPLSPIDMESQERIKAERKRMRNRIAASKCRKRKLERISRLEEKVKTLKSQNSELASTANMLREQVAQLKQKVMNHVNSGCQLMLTQQLQTF, encoded by the coding sequence ATGTCTACCAAGATGGAACCTACTTTCTACGATGACTCGCTGAATGCTACCTTCTCTCAGCACGAAACAACCGGCTACGGATATAACCCTAAAGCCCTGAAACAAAACATGACCCTGAATCTCTCAGATCCAACGGTCTCTCTCAAACCTCACCTGCGGGCAAAAGCCAATGACATCCTGACGTCTCCGGATGTCGGACTGCTCAAATTAGCCTCCCCGGAGTTGGAGCGGCTTATCATTCAGTCCAGCAACGGTCTCATCACCACAACCCCGACTCCGACACAGTTCCTGTGCCCGAAAAATGTCACGGACGAGCAAGAAGGGTTCGCCGAAGGTTTCGTCAGGGCACTGGCTGAGTTGCACCACCAGAACATGCCCGGTGTGCCCAGTGTCACCTCGGCACCGCAGAGCAACATTAACAACGCGATGGCACCTGTTTCCTCTATGGCTGGTAATACAGTTTTCAATTCCAGCATGCGTTCCGATCCGCCCGTGTACGCCGACCTCAGCACGTTCAATCCCACCATGAGCACCGCAGCGGCGCCCAGCTACAGCAATGCCAACACAAACATGAGCTACCCACCTCCGCCGCACCAGCACCCCATGAACTCGCAGTTGCCAGTTCAGCACCCGCGGCTCCAAGCTTTGAAAGAGGAGCCGCAGACTGTACCCGAGATGCCCGGCGAgacccctcccctctcccccataGACATGGAGAGCCAGGAGAGGATCAAGGCCGAGAGAAAGCGCATGAGGAACAGGATCGCTGCTTCTAAGTGCCGGAAGAGGAAGCTAGAGAGGATTTCCAGGCTGGAGGAAAAAGTGAAGACGCTCAAATCTCAGAACTCTGAACTGGCCTCCACCGCGAACATGCTCCGGGAGCAAGTGGCCCAGCTGAAACAGAAGGTCATGAATCATGTCAACAGCGGGTGCCAGCTCATGTTGACACAGCAGCTGCAAACCTTCTGA